The sequence tatttatatagatttaaatCTCTCTTATATTAAATGTGGCTATTTAAAGAAGATTATTGGTTTAacgatttttcttttattttttcgtgAAAGTTAACGGTTAACACTAATAGCATTAAatcaatcaattaattattttttttttatataaaaaaaataattttaaatatttcaatttaatttaaaagtaccaacaaaattagataattatttttcttatataaatCTTAATTGAGATTTGAATTAgatgttaatttatttaattaattataatttataaaaaaaattagtagttatattatttaaatatcttaatttatttacttattttattgtttaataaaattagtacaatatattttttattaataaatttaaaacgaaattaaattttatatatttgaaaaatataattcaattatgttaaattaaattttaagattatatttaaattaagaattaggtaataataattttaatacaacTCTAAGCAAACATGCATTTTATGTTACTAATATCTAGTTATATTAAATGTGGTTATATAagagaaattattttttaaaaaaacattacaatttaaatttaaactcacTACACATATCTCTCTTAtcttttatcttatattaattGTGACTATAGAACatagtgtttttatttttttaatattataattcaaattcaaactcattgcacatatctaaaaaaatgtatttctattattatttttttatccaatctacatatattaaaaaaaaatatcttaaaaaaattatgtttcttGAATAATCATTGTTTTAATGTCGTTAGCTATTATATTTAGTAAAATATatctttctattattatttttttaaaaaaaaaatagaaaaacctTATAacatttctaataaaataaaaagtataataaaatcaataatattagtgttaaactaaaattataattaacaataaattttgaatattattatatttttttgaaatttttacactaaaaatctaaaatgataaatttattaCATTAATACCTATACACGGCTAAACCAACTTTTTTACAcatcttttatattttattactattttaccaCATGCACATACAATTCAACCTTTTTTGACACGtgattgattgattgatgcATTACATCAATCACTCTATACAtcatttctctcttttttctcttctttttccttttattttctatttctttttcagttttttttttaaaaaaaaataataaccttCATAGCTAACACTTCCCTCTTCACAATCACAACTCCATTTTCactcttctttttgttcttcaaattttttttcaactcccatcaaccgttttctctctttttatttttctcttaatatataaatatggttGTAACTTATTCTTCATCAACTCCTTcccttgttcaaaaaaaaatttctaaaatggAGTTGAAATCTTTAGCTAATAGAAACAAGGGTAAACGACATGTTGTTGAGGATGATGACTCTAATTTTGCTCCATTATCGAAACGTGGGCGAGCTCTTCCAAAGAAGAAATCAAAGGTGGCAGCCCATGAAAAAATTCCTCAAGATGATgctaaaaaaaatgatcaagaTGGAGTTGGTCTTCAGTATAAGgtttgattttagtttctttttggtttcgcCCCTATTTAAAATTTGTT is a genomic window of Cannabis sativa cultivar Pink pepper isolate KNU-18-1 chromosome 9, ASM2916894v1, whole genome shotgun sequence containing:
- the LOC133030804 gene encoding uncharacterized protein LOC133030804, which produces MVVTYSSSTPSLVQKKISKMELKSLANRNKGKRHVVEDDDSNFAPLSKRGRALPKKKSKVAAHEKIPQDDAKKNDQDGVGLQYKLFCGFETIKVCQLHCSLRAAKGLVHVVFL